In the Chitinophagaceae bacterium genome, one interval contains:
- a CDS encoding NUDIX domain-containing protein has translation MFNIRVYGILMNEQQQVLVSDEFIRGKYYTKFPGGGLEFGEGTRECLAREFMEEMNLKVEVGDHIYTTDFYQVSAFNPGHQIISIYYFVKALEPITAPLRSFPFDFDEQQLKVYAEAGETETFRFINWDEFSEGSVSLPIDKIVAKILKR, from the coding sequence ATGTTCAATATACGGGTTTACGGGATCTTAATGAACGAGCAGCAACAGGTGCTGGTAAGCGATGAATTCATCCGGGGCAAATACTATACAAAGTTCCCGGGCGGCGGCCTGGAGTTTGGCGAAGGCACGAGGGAATGCCTGGCCAGGGAATTCATGGAAGAGATGAACCTGAAAGTGGAAGTAGGCGATCATATCTACACCACCGACTTTTACCAGGTGAGCGCCTTCAATCCCGGTCACCAGATCATTTCCATTTATTATTTTGTAAAAGCGCTGGAACCAATAACAGCCCCCCTCCGCTCCTTCCCGTTTGATTTTGACGAACAGCAATTGAAAGTGTATGCAGAAGCAGGTGAAACAGAAACCTTTCGTTTCATAAACTGGGATGAGTTTTCAGAAGGGTCGGTTAGCCTGCCGATCGATAAGATTGTGGCTAAGATACTTAAACGTTGA
- a CDS encoding magnesium transporter CorA family protein, with translation MIQYFKNTDHQTLAIDKIDSAVWVNVLPPLKQEEFTELSESMDIPVDFLKDSLDIDERSRYEIDDNVKLIVIKTPTENNSFNLSDAFYITIPICIILTNNRIVTVNSFENEAIKKFLNSFQHRNPDEMNMMVLKIFEKITTTFQEYLKEINTRRNSLEQKLYDSNRNEELLQLMRIQKSFVYFITALRSNELLMMKINRTNILKLNDDEKDFLEDLIVETSQALEMANTYTTILNSTLDAFASIISNNQNEVLKRLTTLTIFLSIPILIASIYGMNVPIPYSESHLAFWIPVILSLVILGLAVWNYLKRLKR, from the coding sequence ATGATACAGTATTTTAAGAACACCGACCACCAGACCCTTGCCATTGACAAGATCGACAGCGCCGTGTGGGTGAATGTGCTTCCGCCACTGAAACAGGAAGAGTTCACCGAACTGAGTGAATCAATGGACATACCCGTTGATTTTTTAAAAGACTCCCTCGATATTGATGAAAGAAGCCGGTATGAAATTGACGACAACGTAAAACTCATTGTCATCAAAACACCTACGGAGAACAATTCCTTCAACCTGAGCGATGCGTTCTACATCACCATTCCCATCTGTATCATCCTTACCAATAACCGCATTGTTACGGTCAATTCGTTCGAGAACGAGGCCATCAAAAAATTCCTGAACAGTTTCCAGCACCGAAACCCCGACGAGATGAACATGATGGTGCTGAAGATATTTGAAAAGATAACCACCACGTTCCAGGAATACCTGAAGGAGATAAACACACGCCGCAACAGCCTGGAACAGAAACTGTACGACAGCAACCGCAATGAAGAACTGCTGCAGCTGATGCGGATACAGAAAAGTTTTGTGTATTTCATCACCGCCCTGCGCAGCAACGAATTGCTGATGATGAAAATAAACCGCACCAATATCTTAAAACTCAACGACGATGAGAAGGATTTCCTGGAAGACCTCATCGTGGAAACATCGCAGGCGCTGGAAATGGCCAATACCTATACCACCATCCTGAACAGTACCCTGGATGCCTTTGCAAGCATCATAAGCAATAACCAGAACGAGGTATTGAAGCGGCTGACCACACTCACCATCTTTTTGAGCATCCCCATATTGATCGCCAGCATCTATGGCATGAATGTTCCCATCCCCTACAGCGAAAGCCACCTGGCCTTCTGGATACCGGTGATCTTATCCCTGGTGATCCTCGGACTGGCAGTATGGAATTACCTGAAACGGCTAAAGCGATAG
- a CDS encoding DinB family protein — MTKTGIITASEKMFRLFSDTCRTIDEAVMFSKPGDKWSVAENIRHLVISTNMTSLAYRLPRFVVKWMAGTPNRTSRSFDEVKEKYYRKLSEGGRASARFVPKPIEIRYGKQKLLNEWEKATRKYVNALTKNRTEADLDNYLVRHPLLGRITLRELCYFTIFHTQHHLNSIQTLTGKP, encoded by the coding sequence ATGACAAAGACCGGGATCATAACAGCGTCTGAAAAAATGTTCAGGCTATTTTCAGATACCTGCCGTACCATAGATGAAGCAGTGATGTTCAGCAAGCCGGGCGATAAATGGTCGGTGGCAGAGAATATCCGGCACCTCGTCATCTCCACCAATATGACCAGCCTGGCTTACCGGCTGCCCAGGTTCGTGGTGAAATGGATGGCCGGCACACCCAACCGTACATCAAGAAGCTTTGATGAAGTGAAGGAAAAGTATTACAGGAAACTAAGCGAGGGCGGACGTGCCAGCGCACGCTTCGTTCCCAAACCCATTGAAATAAGATACGGCAAACAAAAACTGCTGAACGAATGGGAAAAGGCAACCCGTAAATATGTAAATGCCCTTACAAAGAACCGTACCGAAGCTGACCTGGATAATTACCTGGTGAGGCACCCGCTGCTGGGCCGCATCACATTACGGGAACTTTGCTATTTCACCATCTTTCATACCCAACATCATTTAAACAGCATACAAACCCTCACCGGCAAGCCATGA